The genomic window ATTAAAAGCGTCAGCAAGAAAAATCTACTGTGTGAGGGAgcagtgtgtgggagtgtgtatgtttgtgtgtgtatatggcCTATTCCTCTTCCCTCCTAGTAATAATCTGATTATTGGAGCTTTACCAGTCTGTGTTCAGGACTGGTTTCATCTACACATGATAGCCTAATCAGGGCGACAACTAGGCTATTCAGCACTGACTGAGAGTGACACCCAAAGCTTGTAAACAGCCCACCAGGGCTTGACTGCGGGGGGCGACTTGGCCTGTGTGCCCCCTACATtttaaggttcagtgtgtaggatttaggcagatatattggcagaaatggaataataaaataaaataagtacattttctttagtgtgaaatcacctgaaattaaaaattaaaaatagggagcgggtcctcaccCACAGAGTCTGCTAAAATCTCAACAGTAgcacagaacagacaaactaaacactgggtctagatagggccatttgcattttcctgTCGGCCATCATAgtaagcagcccctctgcaTGCATTTATTTAgggtttttaccagttttaatcaccaggtctgtttgattaggagaggaagagacctctgccgaTTATTCAGCTCCTCGTAAAAcgctcctgaatgtctggatctttggttatcagagaaaaacatgaacacatgcagatgctgggctagcagcccttCTCCAAAGAGCCGAGCGGTgtcaaagaaacactgatttgtactatgaaactgcttttttcagcattttcacCGGTGTAATGTACTTGGTCTGTCCAtttaggagaggaagagacctctgcggataattcagcttttggttaaaacctccttaacaatgaacactgaaggaaatctaAGCGGAAGAAGTTTCAACTGGATGcaattaaattaatgaattaaataaatctaaatcttacacagttTCTTCAAGGGTGAAAATGAAGAGATAGAGGCTAAACTTCCACAGACAGTATCCATAAAAATATGTCACCTCACACTGTGAAACAGACAACATGTCCCACCTGGATCAGTTGAGCACATGTGCTACCGACTCTATTTCCTGGCTACAGTCTCATATTTGTTCATGACCTAGTTCCTCATTTTTCTGATCTTGAGGACAGAAGGAACTTGGGAGACAGCCACGCCCCTTTCTATAAAGCGTGGGAAGTGCAGGTACAGGCCAAACCAGGGAGTGTCAGCACTCTCACAGAGGCAGCCACTTACTCACCTGATCTGCTGTGGACTGTCATAGAGACAGATGCACAGAAATCCAACACCACAGTGCACAAGGCTTACAGAGGACAAAACGCCACTGAGCCTCGTTGTCAACAGTCAACGGTGTAACCTGACAGTGGTGCAACAATAATCAAAAGACTGCTCCATCAACATTTCATAACCATGAGAACAAAGAGCTTTTTAATAGAGCATAAATCCACTAATATTAAACAAGGATCTGAGGTCATCTTAAACACCAGTTTGTGGGCTTGGAAATAGTTTACACAGTATTTTACCAGCGCAAACGTCATTTTTGGACTGAGTCAGAGCGCTGGGCAAAGTTGCTTTGTTGCTGAAGtgcaaaaagaagaaaacaaatgcagaaTGAGTTCATAAATTATTGACACAAAGCTCTATTTTTGTACCCCATGAGGCAGAATTACAACTTTGTATAAAACAGAGAGTAGCCTGGTGTAAAATTATATTGTAGTTGTTTAGCagtgttgtaaaaatgtgtgaatGTTTTTATATATCCTCTATAAAGCACTGGACTGTGACCTGTGCAGGCACCAGAGTGTAACTCTAATATAGAAATTTCATCTGTGGATCCATGAAAACAAGATAATTAATTGTGAGTGAACTGAGGACTCACACAAGAAGTGTAGCTTCATGCTAAGAAAGAAGCAGAAACTGAAAACAAGGAGCTATGGAAAGGGATTACACTGAGTAGTTTTCTAAGCTCATAAAGAACTCGGGGCCAAACTGCTTATTTATTTCTGCATTAATTAACTTTCTTTGGCCATAAAGCTCTTTGTAGTAGGTGGCCCCCTGCCCCTCCTTCACCAACTCCCTGCACAGCCTGGCATCTCCCACATCTCTATAACAACCATGGCTATAATGCACCACAATAACCCCCTCTGGTCCCATTTCAAACAGGAGCACAAGAGGGAAATCACCGCAGCTGCAAAGTTACACACAAATAAGTAATTTGAATGAATTATACTTTCACTTGTTTTAGCTTTGGATTAAATTGCGCAGTTAATATAAACCAAAACTTTTGCTCACCCTGCTCATAGTCGCTGATGTTGTCCGCCTGCCCTTCTTTCTCTCACATCaacacagcagctgtttttgtttcttagCCATAGTGAAGTCGCCCGGGTTTCTCCGAGCTCCGACGACTTACTGCCTCGCACTCGTCGTCCTCTCCCAAAAACATGTCGGGTACAACAACCACGACAAGTGCGCTGGCCCTGCTAACTAGTTACCCCGCAACATATTGAGACAAATGGCTGGCTGACTTCTCAAACACACTTAGCTAGCAACTTCAGCTAGCTCACGAGCTCACTCATAAACTTCTTCTAAATTGCGCAAGCGTTGCGGTTTTTTAAATTTCGCTTTCTCCGACCGGCAAAACCTGATGTTAATCAGGTGAGTGCACAAAGTAAACACTGAGTCACGCGATATCCTCCGGAGTGGCTGAAGAAAAGCTGATAATTTCGCTGATGACTCCAAAGAGGTCTTTCTTGGAGGCTTGAGCTCGCGAGCATCATTAATGCACTTGTTGCAGTGTTTccaaggggcggggcttagagAGGTTACAATTAAGGTTACTGGTTGACCGCAGCGTGACCAGTCGGCTGACAGCCAATCATAATTAAGTAGATGATTCCGTGACCGCGAAGCCACGCCCACACATAAGCGTTCTTCATTGAAGGAAGGAGAATGCTGCTCCTCACTTCCTGCGGCTCTTTGAAGACAGAAAAAGACTGGACCATCCAGTTGTCTTGCTCGTGTCATTTCATTGTATCATGCCAAGACAATTAATGTGCTGTGCGTGCCCATCCCAATAGAAACAATGACTTAGTGATTCTGTGCAGCCAGGGCAGAAGATAACCACATACCTAAGGTAACTTTTACATGTGACAAATAACAACGCCACACCTCTATGGCatctgtttaatgtttgtttttcattaacaGGCTCTCATTTTCAGCAGAATTGCATGTCCAAGATGAACCACATGATGCGCACAcaatttcagattatttttaaagtagcaatacaacaatgtaaaaaTCCTGCGAGTTTGATTTAAGTATggaagtattatcagcaaaatgttcttGGTGTAAAAAGGAAAAGTACTTACAATGCATACAAATTACCCAGTGAGTGTTGTATCATTGCCTATATCATATTACAATTGTGTtataggtatatatatatatatatatgtgtgtgtgtgtgtgtgtgtgtgtgtcagtcctcAGCAAATAAGCCAATACACCACACACAAGATGGCTGAATTGCTTCTTCCTTAAGTCTTCATTTGAGATGTTACAGACGTGTTTTGCCCATAGCTTCATCAGGTGCAGAACCCTCAGACTCCAGGGCCCTCTGGTAGAGGAGATGAGCTTGAAGGAGACACCTCAGTAgtcaaataaatgcagtggagtGAAAAGTATGATTTGAGTAGTATAAGTATTTAAGTAGAATAAAATTGAAATACTTAATTAaggtacaagtacctcaaatttgttcTTTAGTACAGTAggtgagtaaatgtacttaggtACACTGTACATTGCATTATATAGTCAACCAAAGTTTAGAGACAGGCTGATTTCTTATGACTCATTTCTATTCTTTAGAAATATTCAACATCAATTATAAAGAAAGTTTGCCTCATCTAAGCCCCAAAGATTAAGAACCCAGAGAAGGTCGtgtcatcatcttcatcagcaAAGAGCCCATTGTACAGCTCTCCCCCAGTCACCTGCAGCCACACCTTGTCTCCCACATCCAGGTTCAGCACAGCGCCCCCTGCTGCCTGATCCTCGCTGCTCTGGTAGTTATCCGTGGTGTGAATGATCTTTGCACCATTCTTCACCAGAGCAACCTTCACGTTCCGGGAGAAGACCGTGATGTGGTAGGTGAAGAAATATGCTCCCGCTGCGGAGCATGTGAATCTTCCTGTCTGTGGATCGTAGTGATTCTGCACATTGTAAATGATCTTGTCAAACCGGATCGGAGCATTAGGTGTAGGGAGTTTACTTTGTGCTGTGAGTCCCACTGAGAAGGCGCTTTTAGAGATAACAAGTTCTTCTCCCTTCTCACCTTTGTCACCTTTCTCTCCTCGAGACCCTCTCTCCCCACGATAACCAATATTGCCTTTGTGACCTGGAACACCAATTTCCCCCTTGGGCCCTGGCCTGCCAGGGGGTCCCAGTGGCCCCTGAATGCCTCTGTCACCTCTAAGGCCAACTTCTCCCTTGGGACCCTGTGGTCCAAGAGGCCCAAAATCCCCTTTAGGTCCTTGGGGTCCAGGCAGCCCAAGCTCTCCCTTACTTCCTTTGAGTCCAATGGGCCCTTGGACTCCTTGGGGCCCCATTTTCCCAGGAGGCCCCCGTTCGCCATTTTCTCCCCTTTTTCCTTTGAGCCCTGCTGGACCAACTGCGCCTATAAATGACAAATATAACTTGTATACCACGTATATCCTTAATGATCAGTGTTTAGCCAGAAAAGGTGTGACAGTTGTACGAATACATTGTCTTAATGTAGATACAACTGGTAAAAATAGATCATTGTTTCAACACAGGTAACTTAACAGacctgtttattttttcagtaaGGCAGGTGCAGTAAATTCTGGAGATACATACCAGGTTCCCCTTTGTCTCCTTTGTGGCCATCATTGCCAGCTGCTCCAACGGGGCCAACTTGACCTTTTTAATCGGGGTTCATAAAATATTGTGATCAACAATTGTAAAGTTGAAGCTTTAGACATTTAGGAAAATGTGCATAAAGGTACGTTCTGAAGGAGGGGTATTTTCTAAACTTACCTTGATCACCTTTTTCACCTCTGAGTCCATCTCGGCCATCTCTGCCAGGTGTGCCATTGTGTCCGGGGTCCCCAGGTATACCAGGATGTCCACAAACGCAGTCTTTGTTTGGGGTTACTTCCTGTGTAACACACCTGACTGCCAATAGAAGGAGCAAGAGAATGACTCTAAACCTCATCCGCAACATTGTACCTGATGCACCTATCTATCAACAATGCAAAAACTTCTAGACTAAGAGACGTTAAATTGAGTACATAGTTTGCCTCATAACCACTTGTGCTACTGGCACCAACCAGAGAAAACATAAACTGGACAAGAACTTTGGACAAGAGTGACCTCAGCTCTCAAAGCCATTTCATTGGTCCAACTGTTTGTGGCTTACTTATTGAGTCTGTGAGTTACACATCACCTGTGCCCCTGCAGATGCTTCTCCAGTCTAGTTGAGGCTAATAATAAGCACAGAGTGTATGTCAGGGCCAGACATGCAAGAGGCCGCATAGTTTTACATGCGGTGCCTTCCTATACAGTGAAGCAAACAGGATAtaaaacttaaaggaatacttaaccccCTAAATAACGATTTGTATATCACCTTTTCACCCCATGTTctattgaattcatgaagatGTTTGTCTCGCATGCCTCCCtttgaacgaagaatccaaaaatggagaaaattttTGATGGATTGAAATTATAGACgtatttaacaacagcaaagctataTCAAACCATTTGTTTACAAAATCTCACACaccttgtgcagtataatccaagttttATTTATCCAATTATATGCTCAGTGCCCGGATAGacttttccaacacagaactgAACTAAAAGGGAAATTGTGCTTgctctcttcagagccagactccattgacaaaaacagtaattttacctcactgaacatgaGAGCTGCTGGTGTATCCCTGCATTGATTGATTAGTTTGATTGTGTTATTGTATAACTTTGGTGTTTTCAAGATTAAGCTCAGATTCATCAAAttcacataataacacaaacaaactaactgatccaGGCAGTGCCAGAGCATCAACTCCCATGATCAGTgacataaaattactgtttttgtcaatggaatcTGGCTCCGAAGAGAGCAAGGATAAGTTTCCCTTTTACTTCAGTTCCCTGTCgcaaagggctgtctgtttggggtGTAGTGAGCACATGGATTATAAttcacaagttgtgtgagatttTGTAAACTGTTTTCATATACTTCATatactgagaatcttcaccgacatgttttcatatagttttTATGTTGTTAAACACAGCCACTTTACTCTGTTAAAAAGAGTTTACTTCAatgttctgtttttggattctttgttcactgtgcaAGCGAATGAGAAaatcaaagttttcttcatgaatttaatGTATGGGATGTATGGAATACATGGGATAACAATTTGATATACAAGTGGTCATTTTagggttgaagtattcctttattattttttaactgaGCAGTAAAAAGATTGCATGAGGAATGGACACCTTAGAATAATATTAGCTGTTGTTATTATCCAAGATTTAAAGGA from Epinephelus lanceolatus isolate andai-2023 chromosome 20, ASM4190304v1, whole genome shotgun sequence includes these protein-coding regions:
- the c1qtnf9 gene encoding complement C1q and tumor necrosis factor-related protein 9A; its protein translation is MLRMRFRVILLLLLLAVRCVTQEVTPNKDCVCGHPGIPGDPGHNGTPGRDGRDGLRGEKGDQGQVGPVGAAGNDGHKGDKGEPGAVGPAGLKGKRGENGERGPPGKMGPQGVQGPIGLKGSKGELGLPGPQGPKGDFGPLGPQGPKGEVGLRGDRGIQGPLGPPGRPGPKGEIGVPGHKGNIGYRGERGSRGEKGDKGEKGEELVISKSAFSVGLTAQSKLPTPNAPIRFDKIIYNVQNHYDPQTGRFTCSAAGAYFFTYHITVFSRNVKVALVKNGAKIIHTTDNYQSSEDQAAGGAVLNLDVGDKVWLQVTGGELYNGLFADEDDDTTFSGFLIFGA